A region of Candidatus Binatia bacterium DNA encodes the following proteins:
- the nth gene encoding endonuclease III, which yields MAPRAASPPRDVDLLIRRLEAAHPDAACALTHTNPFQLLVATILSAQCTDARVNQVTPALFARFPDAGAMSQASQEELEALIRTTGFFRNKSKSIRGASRRLVDAFAGIVPRSMDELLSLPGVARKTANVVLGVGHGIAEGVVVDTHVYRVSRRLGLTRGKGPVDVERDLMKTIPRDKWIEFAHLLIFHGRRVCVARKPRCEACAVLDLCPSGPYYLAGKVPPWDRSADVGEEKVERETKAVPKQGSRRVATAAAVKKRGKSTAPRAAKKKSPALRKSTAPRARRRAS from the coding sequence ATGGCCCCTCGAGCCGCTTCGCCGCCGCGGGACGTGGATCTCCTGATCCGCCGTCTCGAAGCCGCGCATCCCGACGCCGCGTGCGCGCTCACGCACACGAACCCCTTCCAGCTTCTCGTCGCCACGATCCTCTCCGCGCAGTGCACCGACGCGCGCGTGAACCAGGTGACCCCGGCGCTGTTCGCGCGCTTTCCGGACGCCGGCGCGATGAGCCAGGCCTCGCAGGAGGAGCTGGAAGCGCTGATCCGCACCACCGGGTTCTTCCGGAACAAGTCGAAGTCGATCCGCGGCGCTTCGCGGAGGCTGGTGGATGCGTTCGCCGGCATCGTGCCCCGCAGCATGGACGAGCTCCTCTCCCTGCCCGGCGTGGCGCGGAAGACCGCGAACGTCGTGCTCGGCGTGGGGCACGGCATCGCCGAGGGGGTGGTCGTGGATACGCACGTGTATCGCGTGTCGCGCCGCCTGGGCCTGACGCGGGGGAAGGGACCGGTCGACGTCGAGCGGGACCTCATGAAGACGATCCCGCGCGACAAGTGGATCGAGTTCGCGCATCTCTTGATTTTCCACGGCCGCCGCGTCTGCGTGGCGCGCAAGCCGCGGTGCGAGGCGTGCGCGGTGCTCGACCTGTGCCCGAGCGGGCCGTACTACCTGGCGGGGAAGGTCCCGCCGTGGGATCGGAGTGCCGACGTCGGGGAGGAGAAGGTGGAGCGCGAGACGAAGGCCGTACCCAAGCAAGGCTCGAGACGCGTGGCCACGGCGGCGGCGGTGAAGAAACGGGGCAAATCCACGGCGCCGCGCGCGGCGAAGAAGAAGAGCCCCGCGCTCCGGAAGTCCACGGCGCCCCGTGCGCGCCGGAGGGCCTCGTGA